One stretch of Podospora pseudoanserina strain CBS 124.78 chromosome 4, whole genome shotgun sequence DNA includes these proteins:
- the GUF1_2 gene encoding Translation factor guf1 mitochondrial (EggNog:ENOG503NVHB; COG:J) has translation MRCTCPGGLLSSRMRMRPWLVQRQCLLASRPAALGGSLCLRTLSSLSPTMTTTTTRPITTRISSLPPSRQPLLPPPIPQLRRAASSTPTTKDGPLERKSASLEERISKIPISRYRNFCIVAHIDHGKSTLSDRLLEHTGTILPGQDNKQVLDKLDVERERGITVKAQTCTMIWNYPKDGQDYLLHLVDTPGHVDFRAEVTRSYASCGGAILLVDASQGVQAQTVANFYLAFAQGLSLVPVVNKVDLPTADVDRALGQMEEVFELDCKDAVKVSAKTGKGVGDILPAVVERVRAPEGDLDKPLRMLLVDSWYDTFRGVVLLVRVFDGTVRAGDRLVSFATGNEYAVGEVGIQYPGAVPQRCLRAGQVGYVFFNPGMKRIQDAKIGDTFTVKGKEKEVEAYPGFEEPKPMVFVAAFPTDQGDYEKLKDSIGQLVLNDRSITLQKDHSDALGAGWRLGFLGSLHCSVFQDRLRGEYGSDIIITEPAVPVRIVWSDGKEEIITNPAEFPDGEDHRLKRATLYEPVVAATITLPEEYLGRVMELCESVRGVQKSVEFFNATQVILKYELPTASLVDDLFGKLKGATKGYATLDYEDAGWRESNLVKLNLLVNKEPVDAIARVVHNSQVERLGRQWVTKFKEHVDRQMFEVIIQAAAGRRVVARETLKPFRKDVLAKLHASDIGRRRKLLDKQKAGRKRLRAVGNVVIDQSAFQKFLTK, from the exons ATGAGGTGCACATGCCCCGGTGGTCTCCTCAGCAGCCGAATGCGAATGCGACCATGGCTGGTGCAGCGGCAATGTCTGTTGGCCTCGAGGCCGGCAGCTCTTGGAGGTAGCCTCTGCCTTCGAACTctttcttccctctccccgacgatgacgacgacgacgacccgACCGATAACGACGAGAATATCCTCCCTTCCTCCATCTcgacaacctctcctccccccaccaatACCCCAACTCCGCCGGGCggcatcctcaacccccacaaCCAAAGACGGCCCCCTAGAACGAAAATCTGCCTCCCTCGAGGAGCGGATCTCCAAAATCCCCATATCCCGGTATCGCAATTTCTGCATCGTCGCGCACATCGACCACGGGAAATCAACACTTTCCGACCGCCTGCTCGAGCACACGggcaccatcctccccggtCAAGACAACAAACAGGTCCTGGATAAACTCGATGttgagagggaaagggggataACGGTCAAGGCTCAGACGTGTACGATGATATGGAACTACCCCAAGGATGGCCAGGATTATTTGCTCCATCTAGTTGACACACCCGGGCATGTTGATTTCAGGGCGGAGGTTACGAGGAGTTATGCCAGCTGTGGGGGAGCGATCTTGCTCGTGGACGCCAGCCAGGGGGTTCAAGCCCAAACGGTGGCGAACTTTTATTTGGCGTTTGCCCAGGGGCTGAGTCTAGTGCCGGTGGTCAACAAAGTCGATCTGCCCACTGCTGATGTGGACAGGGCGTTGGggcagatggaggaggtgtttgagtTGGATTGCAAGGATGCTGTGAAAGTCAGCGCGAagacggggaagggggtgggggatatCCTACCGgctgtggtggagagggtgagggcgcCCGAGGGGGATTTGGACAAGCCGCtgaggatgttgttggtggataGCTGGTATGACACCTttcggggggtggtgcttcTGGTGAGGGTGTTTGACGGTACGGTGAGGGCGGGGGATCGGCTGGTTAGTTTTGCGACTGGGAATGAGTAtgctgttggggaggtgggcaTACAGTATCCTGGGGCGGTGCCGCAGAGGTGCCTGAGGGCGGGACAGGTGGGGTATGTGTTCTTTAATCCGGGCATGAAGAGGATACAAGACGCGAAAATAGGGGATACGTTTACTGtcaaagggaaagaaaaggaggtggaggcgtaTCCCGGGTTTGAGGAGCCGAAGCCGATGGTTTTTGTGGCGGCTTTTCCGACGGATCAGGGGGATTACGAGAAGTTGAAGGATAGTATCGGGCAACTGGTGCTGAATGACAGGAGTATCACTCTGCAAAAGGACCATTCCGACGCGCTGGGGgcggggtggaggttggggtttttggggagcTTGCACTGTAGCGTTTTTCAGGAccggttgaggggggagtatGGGAGTGATATCATTATTACGGAGCCGGCGGTGCCGGTCAGGATTGTCTGGAGtgatgggaaggaggagatcatcaCTAACCCGGCTGAGTTtccggatggggaggatcaCAGACTGAAAAGGGCGACGCTGTATGAGCCGGTTGTGGCGGCGACAATCACGCTGCCGGAGGAGTACTTGGGGCGGGTGATGGAGCTTTGTGAGAGCGTGAGGGGGGTGCAGAAGAGCGTCGAGTTTTTCAATGCCACGCAGGTCATTCTCAAGTATGAGTTGCCGACGGCGAGTTTGGTGGATGACCTGTTTGGCAAGTTGAAGGGGGCCACGAAGGGGTATGCGACGCTGGATTATGAGGATgcggggtggagggagagcaACCTGGTGAAGCTGAACTTGCTCGTGAACAAGGAGCCGGTGGATGCAATCGCGAGGGTGGTGCACAACAGccaggtggagaggttggggaggcagTGGGTGACCAAGTTCAAGGAGCACGTTGACAGGCAGATGTTTG AGGTCATCATTCAAGCCGCGGCAGGCAGGAGAGTCGTCGCCAGAGAGACGCTCAAACCCTTCAGAAAAGACGTCTTGGCCAAGCTGCACGCCAGCGACATTGGCCGAAGGAGAAAGCTGCTCGACAAGCAAAAGGCCGGTCGCAAGAGGTTACGAGCTGTGGGCAACGTCGTGATTGACCAGTCGGCGTTCCAGAAGTTCTTGACAAAGTGA
- a CDS encoding hypothetical protein (EggNog:ENOG503PTEN), with protein sequence MPRRRDFPQREENPNRRIDAWDDGFAPPHQMPRQRSPSPRRSRPSNRYPPRTRQFTPSPPPYNDDYHHSPRPRTGGGGANQDYFHDHPLNNSNPNPDHHRGRTSHGQQQRPPLTRSKSTSAKEFLVTGLEKVQHMSPRWQKAAQAAVQAGGLAAFQARKQPGDWVGAKGVKVATAAFTAGLASSKMHKERGRDREYERDRDYERDRSYERDRSRDRSRGRDRDRERNRPTGGQRRGSNLDAIGNMVGGFVAEQFAKRAQKDRR encoded by the exons ATGCCCCGACGTCGTGACTTTCCCCAACGAGAAGAGAACCCCAACCGCCGCATCGACGCCTGGGACGACGgttttgctcctcctcatcaaatGCCCCGCCAacgctccccctccccccgtcGCTCGCGACCCTCAAACCGCTACCCTCCCCGAACAAGACAATTcaccccctcgccaccccCCTACAATGACGactaccaccactccccccgCCCTCGtaccggtggtggtggcgcaaACCAAGATTACTTCCAcgaccaccccctcaacaacagcaaccctaaccctgaccaccaccgcggccGAACATCACAcggtcaacaacaacggccgCCGTTGACGAGGTCAAAGTCGACTTCGGCAAAGGAGTTCTTGGTGACAGGGTTGGAAAAGGTGCAGCATATGAGCCCGAGGTGGCAAAAGGCTGCGCAGGCCGCGGTGCaggcgggggggttggcggcgtTTCAGGCGAGGAAGCAGCCGGGGGATTGGGTTGGGGCTAAGGGGGTCAAGGTTGCCACCGCGGCTTTTACGGCTGGGTTGGCGAGCAGTAAGATGCATAAGGAGAGGGGACGGGATAGGGAGTATGAGAGGGATAGGGATTATGAGAGGGATAGGAGTTATGAGAG GGATAGGAGCCGGGATAGGAGCCGGGGGAGGGATCGGGACAGGGAGAGGAACAGGCCGACGGGGGgccagaggagggggagtaaCCTGGATGCTATTGGGAATatggttggggggtttgtggctGAGCAGTTTGCGAAGAGGGCGCAGAAGGATAGAAGGTAG
- a CDS encoding hypothetical protein (EggNog:ENOG503P0EN; COG:S), whose amino-acid sequence MRMRYVDFLAMVGLATARREYRPASLKMSCSQLVRDRIDPLVNPGVLGTPHIHQIVGGNSFNTTMDPLTHDPATLSTCTTCTFTDDFSNYWTAIMYFRARNNTYHRVPQLGSLFHESAREGGMTIYYFPQFINPKPGTIKAFAPGFRMRVGHPDRVHPVNESGHPRPEHKPTALYDGITYTCLETEGTRFTNLTSSFPPHPCPSGILTTLPFPPCWDGKNLDSPDHQSHVSFAEGGTVGYTQGGKCPASHPVMIPQIMLETRWDTTLFNDPDLWPEEQGKQPFLWSFGDGVGYGHHGDYVFGWRGDSLQRTFDRVDCSGDQICGLPVQTIERANGCFGERRVVEGVDGWLGEMPGGVVVRD is encoded by the exons atgaggatgagataCGTCGATTTTCTTGCCATGGTCGGGCTGGCCACGGCTCGGAGGGAATACCGCCCAGCATCCCTCAAGATGTCGTGTTCCCAGCTGGTCAGAGACCGCATCGATCC TCTCGTCAACCCCGGCGTCCTCGGCACCCCCCACATCCACCAAATCGTCGGAGGCaactccttcaacaccaccatggaCCCCCTCACCCACGACCcagccaccctctccacctgcACCACCTGCACCTTCACAGACGACTTCTCCAACTACTGGACCGCCATCATGTACTTCCGCGCCCGCAACAACACCTACCACCGCGTCCCCCAACTCGGCTCCCTCTTCCACGAGTCCGCCCGCGAAGGCGGCATGACAATCTACTACTTTCCCCAattcatcaaccccaaacccgGCACGATCAAAGCCTTTGCCCCGGGCTTCCGCATGCGAGTAGGCCACCCCGATCGCGTCCACCCCGTCAACGAATCCGGACATCCACGACCAGAACACAAACCCACGGCTCTCTACGACGGCATAACCTACACCTGCCTTGAAACCGAAGGAACCcgcttcaccaacctcacctcttccttcccaccccacccctgcccctccggAATCctaaccaccctccccttccccccctgcTGGGACGGCAAAAACCTCGACAGCCCCGACCACCAATCCCATGTCTCCTTTGCAGAGGGCGGCACGGTAGGGTACACCCAAGGGGGAAAATGTCCGGCTTCCCATCCGGTGATGATACCGCAAATCATGCTCGAGACACGATGGGACACCACCCTTTTCAACGATCCCGATCTCTGGCCGGAAGAACAAGGGAAACAGCCGTTTTTGTGGAgctttggggatggggttgggtatGGACATCATGGGGATTACGTCTtcgggtggaggggggatagTCTGCAGAGGACGTTTGACAGGGTGGATTGCTCCGGGGATCAGATTTGCGGGTTGCCGGTGCAGACGATCGAAAGGGCGAATGGGTGttttggggagaggagggtggtggagggggtggatgggtggttgggggagatgcctgggggggtggttgtgaggGATTGA
- a CDS encoding hypothetical protein (COG:S; EggNog:ENOG503P04U), translated as MRLLTVGPEARNTQPPQLKVVNFSDCSLDIPEYAILSHTWDDSTEVALQQLPLFHRHAASSRRLRQVRIIIPILFAASLWSLLSYTVGEVPLYLAFLTTCLLVLSLMLVSCYLAFYLYFVSTQDEQDTCQLVKKKQPGYSKILQTCIKARFDHNVRYAWVDTCCIDKSSSAELTKSINSMYDYYAKAKVCFVYLCDLEPAGDDLGKALPKCRWFTRGWTLQELIAPKHVIFFDREWNERGTKASLSELLSEITGIPEELLKGETTCGDYAVARRMSWASKRLTTREEDIAYCLLGIFDVRMSLLYGEGMGAFQRLQKVILESTADRSIFIWTEGEDERKDCTGNDRGGNECRIKAAGKPHPWSAILAKSPRPFECARNLEVSVTDSIYRDLSIGPRGIKMVVSLVYLVSKVGEDDGNKCILEAFSSLNSEFVGVMVRKISGGRYVRYKPWKLAYFGRALTREPWNDIHRTLVETATLATKFETVFPFSKGCDPVVGNRHSALRLRLDPSLIVNECRAMPRTHWDIHDNVFFGTNETSKSWCGFFVHGQLVDTPTTCIPINLFVGCIRWNIKRPSIILASLEDLDPGFRVLLEYQLDRLEFESCRKAEAVMMSVLDGRLSGAATVVETCAVDQSQIPSSNGGGTVFDKRKIFQINGPATSSPGWHYRVPSTGEKVRVEVNLELEEEEDDTVCVNPVTMLNLRLKPLEEESTVESVGLWDS; from the coding sequence ATGCGCCTTCTCACTGTTGGTCCCGAAGCCAGGAACACGCAACCTCCTCAGCTAAAAGTCGTCAACTTCAGTGATTGCAGTCTCGACATTCCCGAGTACGCCATCCTCTCTCACACCTGGGATGACTCTACCGAAGTTGCTTTACAACAGTTGCCGCTGTTTCACCGCCATGCTGCTTCCTCTCGGCGGCTGAGACAGGTCAGAATCATCATACCGATACTATTCGCCGCCAGCTTATGGTCACTCCTCTCCTACACGGTCGGTGAAGTCCCACTATATCTAGCTTTTCTGACGACGTGTCTGCTGGTGCTATCCCTGATGCTGGTCTCCTGCTATCTAGCCTTTTACCTCTATTTCGTTTCAACCCAGGACGAACAAGACACCTGTCAGCtcgtcaagaagaagcagccgGGCTATTCCAAGATTCTGCAGACGTGCATCAAGGCCCGTTTCGATCATAATGTCCGTTACGCGTGGGTGGACACCTGCTGTATCGACAAGAGCTCCTCCGCCGAGCTCACCAAGTCGATCAATTCCATGTACGATTACTATGCCAAAGCAAAGGTCTGCTTCGTCTACCTCTGCGACTTGGAGCCTGCTGGGGATGACCTGGGAAAAGCCCTCCCCAAATGCAGGTGGTTTACCAGGGGCTGGACCCTCCAGGAGCTGATCGCGCCCAAACACGTCATCTTCTTTGACAGGGAATGGAATGAGCGCGGCACAAAGGCCAGCTTGAGTGAGTTGCTGTCGGAAATCACGGGCATACCGGAGGAGCTATTGAAGGGGGAGACAACGTGTGGTGATTATGCTGTTGCTAGACGCATGAGCTGGGCTTCGAAGAGGCTAACGAcaagggaggaggacatAGCGTACTGTCTGCTTGGGATCTTTGACGTGAGGATGTCGTTGTTGTATGGGGAGGGAATGGGTGCGTTTCAGCGGCTGCAAAAGGTTATTTTGGAGTCGACGGCGGATCGGAGTATTTTCATATGGACCGAGGGCGAAGATGAGCGGAAGGACTGTACCGGAAACGACAGGGGCGGCAACGAGTGTCGTATCAAGGCAGCAGGCAAGCCGCATCCTTGGTCGGCTATTCTTGCAAAGTCTCCGCGGCCGTTTGAATGCGCGAGGAATCTCGAGGTCAGTGTGACTGACTCTATCTATCGCGATTTAAGCATCGGGCCGAGGGGCATCAAGATGGTTGTCAGTCTGGTATATCTCGTCAGCAAGGTCGGCGAGGACGATGGGAACAAGTGTATCCTGGAAGCTTTTAGCTCTTTAAACAGCGAATTTGTTGGTGTGATGGTTCGTAAGATATCCGGTGGCCGGTATGTGAGATACAAACCCTGGAAGCTGGCTTACTTTGGACGAGCACTCACCCGCGAGCCGTGGAACGACATACACAGGACCCTTGTGGAGACTGCAACATTGGCGACCAAATTCGAGACAGTGTTTCCATTCAGTAAGGGCTGCGATCCTGTCGTTGGAAATAGACATAGCGCGTTGAGACTGCGGCTGGATCCGTCCTTGATCGTCAACGAGTGTCGAGCCATGCCTCGAACACATTGGGACATCCACGACAACGTCTTTTTCGGCACCAACGAGACAAGCAAGTCTTGGTGCGGCTTCTTCGTCCACGGGCAGTTGGTCGATactcccaccacctgcaTTCCTATCAATTTGTTTGTGGGGTGTATTCGCTGGAATATCAAAAGGCCCTCCATCATTCTGGCAAGCTTGGAAGACCTGGATCCTGGCTTCAGAGTGTTGCTGGAGTATCAGCTGGATAGGCTTGAGTTTGAAAGTTGCCGTAAGGCCGAAGCAGTCATGATGAGTGTATTGGATGGGCGGCTGAGTGGTGCGGCAACTGTGGTGGAAACATGCGCGGTGGACCAGAGTCAAATTCCGAGTTCCAACGGTGGAGGGACGGTCTTTGATAAGCGGAAAATCTTCCAAATCAACGGACCGGCCACCTCTTCACCCGGATGGCATTATCGGGTTCCCTCTACTGGGGAGAAGGTGCGAGTCGAAGTGAAtctcgagctggaggaggaggaggacgataCTGTCTGTGTCAATCCGGTTACCATGCTGAATCTTCGGTTGAAGCcgctggaagaggagagcACTGTAGAAAGCGTGGGGCTATGGGATAGCTGA
- a CDS encoding hypothetical protein (COG:T; EggNog:ENOG503P85U), which translates to MDQEAQDNFGAQLWAQQQAQQAQQAQQARQAQQAQYALQVQMAQQHPPILYPGGRPPVWITNGIGRPIPAGHMYQRYRGGPVKEDTKRLCRFGFQQFRETGHRVSLNEIDLPAYAKDMPPTISWPATYTGPKPSTLYPNILWRKPFEKIFGGAFQPGNTAPAFLENAEAVTARQVMKDYLQTYYKLTYVSVLGWGGNGLACLFRHHDDEGRENEIVVKTSLRSRNENMIRETNFQDKFRDATHIVQLEDLNEYLKPGAIPPVPGSPLPGTHPVQQAPQVILLEYLSHGSLAQVISSLQHRKLTAPNRFLWEIWKCMLRGLLEFEYPPDLYPYDDNGLIDWADMALPGENNVHFDIDPSNYMLGDIFDGHEDDNHPTVPVLKMSDFGCSTTMDDEQFENPKAMWKYRMYGKSMFYMPEQFTEEWDYVPQLPGELDTRVAAGKFTWKSNLFQAAQSLVCIMSGDYPQTPPHPTKVPWTPSMTGVDKDGNDEPLEEHWSYGAYIYGLEQHIDGHLKSVLVRCLMENPDHRPNWRELLEDADTECERYRTDGDEIGDHDNRDWPRGWEKDDWKAQVPWTDVQLESWIKEAILEPPVLTPDPADMPSPPELPAVWERRMAMRRQHQRQRLFMQWLNTRQANLQARVRAMGQEEYTNYFNVWCKRRDMEEHIEKCYKAVVKLRAWEAQFQMHELLRPADQQGRAWADWTAQANAIHQAHPFISLKPADRGLYVRNIQIAIENFRKMEFNTFVREQPEKINRWVQGQIQRLSQNGQFLSPAEITNMTLQAQAQPISIPFPQTPIRKRIRKLQLQVYGPHWHHGLMIGQVAGLDPCPGMVPVGNNHDNFVGPPNLRSQDGPFTPWQSQAELDKLEEMRKKNNIVLPPKQQIRAVRENPLNQQEMADIDNIIAAQPPDPVQQAADANAADIAQNFRGHPPGRDLPDPNAPPPPQAAGAKRKAEDNGEEVRRANPIQNQGQVGNAQLQEARDTLTRRVFALQQMGQQVQQQFQQQNQTQAGPAGGAASALARAKGGMLV; encoded by the exons atggaccaagaagctcaagataATTTCGGAGCACAACTATgggcgcagcagcaggcgcaACAGGCGCAACAGGCGCAACAGGCACGACAGGCACAACAGGCACAGTATGCACTGCAGGTACAAATGGCACAGCAACACCCGCCCATACTGTACCCAGGTGGTCGGCCACCCGTATGGATAACAAACGGCATCGGCAGGCCGATACCGGCAGGGCACATGTACCAGAGATATAGAGGGGGGCCAGTAAAGGAGGACACAAAACGGCTGTGTCGCTTTGGATTTCAGCAATTCCGAGAGACGGGTCATCGTGTCTCCTTGAACGAAATCGACCTTCCAGCCTATGCAAAGGACATGCCCCCAACCATTTCCTGGCCAGCCACGTACACGGGCCCGAAGCCTTCCACCCTTTACCCGAACATCCTCTGGCGTAAGCCTTTTGAGAAGATTTTTGGCGGTGCCTTCCAGCCGGGAAACACGGCGCCGGCGTTCCTCGAGAATGCGGAAGCGGTGACTGCTCGGCAGGTGATGAAAGATTACCTCCAAACCTACTACAAACTCACCTACGTATCCGTGCTCGGATGGGGGGGGAACGGGCTGGCGTGCCTGTTCCGGCATCACGATGACGAGGGTCGTGAGAACGAGATCGTCGTCAAGACGTCCCTGAGGAGTAGGAACGAGAACATGATCAGGGAGACGAATTTCCAAGACAAGTTCAGGGACGCCACGCATATTGTCCAGCTGGAAGACTTGAACGAGTACCTCAAGCCAGGCGCCATACCTCCTGTTCCGGGTTCGCCGCTGCCTGGGACACATCCCGTCCAGCAGGCGCCGCAGGTGATTCTGCTGGAATATCTTAGCCATGGCAGTCTGGCACAGGTGATATCCAGCTTGCAGCATAGGAAACTCACAGCCCCTAATAGGTTCCTGTGGGAAATCTGGAAATGCA TGCTGAGGGGATTGCTCGAGTTTGAGTACCCCCCCGATCTATACCCCTATGACGATAATGGCCTTATAGACTGGGCCGACATGGCTCTCCCGGGCGAAAACAATGTCCACTTTGACATTGATCCATCCAACT ATATGCTCGGTGACATTTTTGACGGCCATGAAGATGACAACCACCCCACCGTCCCTGTTCTCAAGATGTCGGACTTTGGTTGTTCGACAACCATGGATGACGAACAATTCGAGAACCC GAAAGCAATGTGGAAGTACAGAATGTATGGGAAGTCCATGTTTTATATGCCAGAGCAGTTTACCGAAGAATGGGACTACGTTCCCCAGCTGCCGGGTGAACTGGACACTCGTGTGGCCGCAGGTAAATTCACCTGGAAGTCAAACCTTTTCCAGGCTGCCCAG TCGCTGGTGTGCATCATGTCTGGAGACTATCCCCAGACGCCGCCCCATCCAACAAAAGTGCCTTGGACGCCGAGCATGACCGGTGTTGACAAAGATGGCAACGACGAGCCGCTGGAAGAGCATTGGTCGTACGGGGCTTACATCTATGGCCTAGAACAACACATTGATGGCCACTTGAAATCAGTACTGGTACGTTGTCTGATGGAAAACCCGGATCACCGCCCAAACTggagggagttgttggaggacGCAGACACCGAGTGCGAGAGATACAGGACTGATGGAGATGAAATCGGCGACCACGACAACCGCGACTGGCCTAGAGGCTGGGAAAAAGATGACTGGAAGGCTCAGGTCCCGTGGACAGATGTTCAACTGGAGTCTTGGATCAAGGAGGCAATTCTGGAGCCGCCCGTACTGACCCCAGACCCCGCCGATATGCCTTCACCGCCTGAACTTCCCGCagtgtgggagaggaggatggcgatgaggagaCAGCACCAGCGTCAAAGGCTCTTCATGCAATGGTTGAACACCCGACAAGCGAATTTACAAGCCCGCGTCAGAGCCATGGGTCAAGAAGAGTACACCAACTACTTCAACGTGTGGTGCAAGCGCCGCGACATGGAAGAGCACATCGAGAAGTGTTACAAGGCCGTGGTCAAGCTCAGGGCCTGGGAAGCCCAGTTCCAGATGCACGAGCTCCTCAGACCGGCAGACCAGCAGGGTAGGGCCTGGGCCGACTGGACGGCGCAGGCGAACGCCATCCACCAAGCCCACCCGTTCATCTCGTTAAAACCCGCCGACCGCGGCCTCTACGTCCGCAACATCCAAATAGCAATCGAAAACTTCCGCAAGATGGAATTCAACACGTTTGTCCGCGAGCAACCCGAAAAGATCAACCGCTGGGTCCAAGGTCAAATCCAACGGCTATCCCAAAACGGGCAGTTTCTCAGCCCCGCCGAGATCACCAACATGACGCTTCAAGCCCAAGCGCAACCTATCTCTATCCCCTTCCCTCAGACCCCGATCAGGAAACGGATCCGTAAGCTACAGCTGCAGGTGTACGGACCACACTGGCACCACGGCCTGATGATCGGGCAGGTAGCTGGTCTCGATCCCTGCCCTGGAATGGTGCCCGTAGgcaacaaccacgacaacTTTGTCGGCCCGCCCAATCTCAGATCTCAGGACGGCCCGTTCACGCCCTGGCAAAGCCAAGCGGAACTAGACAAGCTGGAAGAAATGCgcaaaaaaaacaatatAGTCCTCCCGCCAAAGCAGCAGATCCGAGCCGTGCGGGAAAATCCCCTCAACCAGCAGGAAATGGCGGATatcgacaacatcatcgcTGCGCAGCCACCCGATCCGGTGCAGCAAGCTGCCGATGCCAACGCGGCTGATATTGCGCAGAACTTTCGCGGTCATCCTCCTGGACGTGACCTCCCTGATCCTAAtgctcccccgccgccacaGGCGGCGGgagcgaagaggaaggcggaggataatggtgaggaggtgaggagggctaATCCTATACAGAACCAGGGACAGGTGGGGAACGCCCAGCTTCAGGAGGCGAGGGATACGCTTACTAGGCGGGTTTTTGCTTTGCAACAGATGGGGCAGCAGGTTCAGCAACAGTTTCAGCAGCAGAACCAGACGCAGGCTGGGCCGGCGGGGGGAGCGGCGTCGGCATTGGCGAGGGCAAAGGGGGGGATGCTGGTGTGA
- a CDS encoding hypothetical protein (EggNog:ENOG503PTJQ) produces MSHKPGIIVVHSRPLSPLLPPIVFQTWYENIHIPDVLATGHVSSAARYRLTSPEANNSMPFLVVYHLPDMNWLHQDNCQFWKIPLHSKILPGDNSSILDVAEFKTEFYETVDTVQFWGPADGGNVPSKLLLSFFPQSKQGADSRSLHQSALANLGIGGSETIQQSMKSTLFKEDQSRPHHPAVPAPRGTPGEMEYLCTLEYAGEIRPGPGVESNSRPEYTLLKAFE; encoded by the exons atgtcCCACAAACCAGGCATCATCGTCGTGCACTCCCGCCCCTTATCTCCACTTTTGCCTCCTATTGTCTTTCAAACATGGTACGAGAACATCCACATCCCTGATGTACTAGCAACCGGACATGTGAGCTCCGCAGCAAGATACCGCCTCACATCGCCCGAAGCTAATAACTCGATGCCATTTCTTGTTGTCTATCACTTGCCAGACATGAACTGGCTGCACCAAGACAACTGCCAATTCTGGAAAATCCCGCTCCACAGCAAGATCCTACCCGgtgacaacagcagcatcctTGATGTTGCCGAGTTCAAGACCGAGTTTTACGAGACTGTGGACACGGTACAATTTTGGGGGCCTGCCGACGGCGGGAATGTTCCGTCAAAGTTGTTGCTCAGCTTCTTCCCACAGTCCAAGCAGGGTGCAGATTCGAGGTCCCTTCACCaatccgccctcgccaacctggGAATCGGAGGGTCCGAAACTATCCAGCAGTCCATGAAGTCAACATTGTTCAAAGAAGATCAATcccgccctcaccaccccgccGTGCCCGCACCACGTGGGACACCAGGAGAAATGGAATATCTTTGCACG CTGGAATACGCGGGCGAGATAAGACCTGGCCCTGGCGTTGAATCCAACAGTCGGCCGGAATACACCCTTCTGAAAGCGTTTGAGTGA